The following are encoded in a window of Actinomyces oris genomic DNA:
- a CDS encoding (Fe-S)-binding protein, with product MRIALFATCLADTMFPQAAQATVTILERLGHQVCFPEGQVCCGQMHANTGYFKQAAKITRNHVETFSPVLDGEWDAIVIPSGSCTGAARHEQGLVAEHVGDTALAKRVEQIATHTYDLSELLIDVLGTEDVGAYFPHTVTYHPTCHSLRVAKVADRPYRLLKAVEALTLIDLPDAEVCCGFGGTFSMKNSETSTAMLADKMSNVMSTRAEVLCAGDYSCLMHIGGGLSRVNSGVRIMHLAEILASTKDAPFEGNISFAPKHVQHTGNSQHTQAVAR from the coding sequence GTGCGAATCGCCCTTTTCGCCACCTGTCTTGCGGACACCATGTTCCCGCAGGCAGCGCAGGCAACCGTCACCATCCTGGAGCGCCTCGGCCACCAGGTCTGCTTCCCCGAGGGACAGGTCTGCTGCGGCCAGATGCACGCCAACACCGGCTACTTCAAGCAGGCCGCCAAGATCACCCGCAACCACGTGGAGACCTTCTCCCCCGTGCTCGACGGCGAGTGGGACGCCATCGTCATCCCCTCGGGCTCGTGCACCGGCGCGGCCCGTCACGAGCAGGGCCTCGTGGCCGAGCACGTGGGTGACACGGCCCTGGCCAAGCGGGTCGAGCAGATCGCCACGCACACCTACGACCTCTCCGAGCTGCTCATCGATGTCCTGGGCACCGAGGACGTGGGCGCCTACTTCCCGCACACGGTCACCTACCACCCCACCTGCCACTCGCTGCGCGTCGCCAAGGTCGCCGACCGCCCCTACCGCCTCCTCAAGGCCGTCGAGGCCCTCACCCTCATCGACCTGCCCGACGCCGAGGTCTGCTGCGGGTTCGGCGGCACCTTCTCCATGAAGAACTCCGAGACCTCCACCGCGATGCTCGCCGACAAGATGAGCAACGTGATGTCCACGCGCGCCGAGGTCCTGTGCGCCGGCGACTACTCCTGCCTCATGCACATCGGCGGTGGCCTGTCCCGCGTCAACTCCGGGGTGCGCATCATGCACCTGGCCGAGATCCTGGCCTCCACCAAGGACGCGCCCTTCGAGGGCAACATCTCCTTCGCCCCCAAGCACGTCCAGCACACCGGTAACTCTCAGCACACACAGGCGGTGGCACGATGA